One genomic segment of bacterium includes these proteins:
- a CDS encoding GGDEF domain-containing protein yields the protein MAGRPYGQRLVADASPVASAWIERVQATGGSGLSHRTVDERFPICRAYINELGRFLVSGDDRRLREVAIAEAVRRFQMGFPLDDLVAAYRWLQDLLWERAGHERGAEEGVEAGLWDLSGAIAFCTEETVKAYHGLLARQVAAHQGAVEELTRQLQQSGSIDELTGLPSARVFHEYLPREIHRAGRYQRPLSLVVFDVDDFSRIVDLCGSVEGDRALKELAQLIPGQVREVDIMCRLDVDEFAVILPETPAPHAVSVAERIRAAAEGHSDFAAGVRVSGAIRITAGVAGYPDDATTAEQLVTRAREACQHAKRLGKNQVVARSEAQVP from the coding sequence GTGCAGGCGACGGGAGGGTCCGGCTTGAGCCACCGCACCGTGGACGAGCGATTCCCTATCTGCCGGGCCTACATCAACGAACTCGGACGGTTCCTGGTCAGCGGCGACGATCGGAGGCTGCGCGAAGTCGCCATCGCCGAGGCCGTTCGGCGGTTTCAGATGGGCTTCCCGCTCGACGACCTGGTGGCGGCGTATCGGTGGCTGCAGGATCTGCTCTGGGAGCGGGCCGGACACGAAAGAGGAGCCGAGGAAGGCGTTGAGGCGGGGCTGTGGGACCTGAGCGGCGCGATCGCGTTCTGCACCGAAGAGACGGTCAAGGCCTACCATGGGCTGCTGGCGCGCCAGGTGGCGGCGCATCAGGGCGCGGTCGAGGAACTCACCCGGCAGCTCCAGCAGTCGGGGAGCATCGATGAGCTGACCGGGCTCCCCTCCGCTCGAGTCTTCCACGAGTACCTCCCCCGCGAGATCCATCGGGCCGGGCGGTACCAGCGGCCCTTGTCGTTGGTCGTCTTCGACGTCGATGATTTTTCCCGCATCGTGGACCTCTGCGGGTCGGTGGAAGGCGACCGGGCGCTCAAGGAGCTCGCGCAGCTGATTCCCGGGCAGGTGCGGGAGGTGGACATCATGTGCCGCCTCGACGTGGATGAGTTTGCCGTGATCCTGCCGGAGACCCCGGCGCCCCACGCAGTGTCGGTGGCGGAGCGGATCCGCGCCGCCGCAGAAGGACACAGTGACTTTGCGGCCGGCGTGCGGGTCTCAGGGGCGATCCGTATCACGGCGGGGGTGGCCGGTTACCCCGACGATGCCACGACCGCGGAACAGCTGGTGACCCGCGCCCGCGAGGCGTGTCAGCATGCGAAGCGCCTCGGCAAGAATCAGGTCGTGGCCCGCTCGGAAGCGCAGGTGCCGTGA